In the genome of Gammaproteobacteria bacterium, the window AACGGGCAAGAAAGGCGAAGGGAAATGCGGCGAAGGCAAGTGCGGCGGGAAGTAACGCCACAATAGGCCAGGAGCGCACCAGGCGGGGGGCCGATTCACGGCCCGCCGCCTGGTGCATGGGTCTGCCCTGTGAGATTAAACAAACATCTGGAGATGCCGTTATGAAGAATGGTCTTTGGCCCTACCCTGTTTTAATTCTCGGTTCTTCCTTGTTGCTTACAGGCTGCGGAGGCGATGCCGAAGGCAATGACGCCCCTACTGGCACCGACGGCCCTAGTACTAACGTGACACCGACTCAACCCGAGCTCGGAGATGCGATAGCGGGTCAGGATGTCTTCCGCTTCGCGACCTTCGGCAACGAGTTCTTCTGGACGGATGCCGTAGGCTTGCCGGAGGGAATAATTGCCGCAGATGTCACGCCCCTGGATGCCTTGCGGCTGGGACTGCATGTGGATTTTGACGCGCTGGATGCCACCACTCAGCAGGCACTGCGCGCGGAACTCGCCACTGACCTCTCGCCCGCAAGCGCGCCACTGCTCAACGACGTCGACACCACGCTGCAACTGATCAGCGCGAACGCGGTCATCGGTCTGGCTCCGCAAGATACCAACGGTGACGGGGCGCTGGATGTCACTAACGGCGATAAGACGGGTGCCACCTGCGCGCTGTGCCATACCATCACCGACAAATCGGTGTTCAACATGCCCGGTGGTGGCTCGATCGGTAGCCGCCAGGATGGGCGCGCGCCCCATACGCTGGACTTTGGCGGCCTGGTCGCGTTAGGCACCAACTCGATGGCTTACTTCCCGGTATTACAACTCGCCCTCGATGCCGCGGATGGCGCCACCCTAGGCCGATCGCCGGAGGGTCTCACCGAAGATTCGACGGAAGCCGAGGCCGATGCGTACCTCACCAACAAGGACTTCTACCCCAGAGGCATGTTCGACGACACGGTCGACGGCAACGGCGATCCCATGCACAACATGCCGCTGTTCCGCCAGGACCTCGCCTTTCCGTTTGGCAGCGAGGGCGCGCTCAGCACGCTGGATAACTTCAGCAATCTGGTTTACACGGCGCTTCTTGAGCCCACCAATGTCACCTCCGAGGGAGGACGTGCGTTTGTGACGACGCTCGGTGGTTCGGCTGCCGGAAATGAAATCGTCGATGATTACCTGGAGGTGCTGGAGCGGACGGGAGTGACCGGCTTCCCCTACATAGAGGCTACCCCGCCCGCCGACCCTGCTGCCGCTGGAACCGAGCCTTTCCCGCTCGGGGTGCGCGTGGACGACACCATGCTGAAAAACATGAACGCGTATCTGGTCGGTCTCGCGGCGCCTCCGGGAGCGGATGACAATGTCGAGGCGGTCGACCGCGGGCGCCAGCTATTCCGCACCGTGGGTTGCACCGGCTGCCACAACGTAGACCAAAGCAAATTTGTGCCGCCCTTCATCGTCGACATGGAGACGATATTTCCAGGCGATGATCCGGACGTTCTGCTGGCTCGGCGCACACCGCCCTTAAACCCGATCCTGAACACACCCGGCAACATCGTTGAGAACCCCGTCAACATCTTTGACGACAAAATGGCCGTGGTAAACGCCAGCATACGTGGTCTGGAGCGCGGAACCGGATTGCCGCTTCTGCTGGACCTCGCGCGCAAGCCGGTATTCCTGCACGACAACTCTGTAACAAGCCTGGGCGAACTGCTCGATCCCACGCGTGGAACCACCGCCCCGCATCCTTTCTTCTTATCTAATCCGGCGCGGCGGGGGGATATGGTGGAATTCCTCAAAAGCCTCGACACCGACGTGTAGACAGCAACGCTCCTTCCCGGTGGCTGCTTGAGTAGCGTAACGCTCAAGCAGCCACCGAACTCTTTGATTGCGCCACGCGAGCGGCTGGGTGAATGGCGTACGGTTGCAAGTCTGTTGCCGGCTGTCCGCAAGGATCTCGCTTAACCGACCTGGGATTTCCGGCAGACAACCGAAGCTTTAACCTGCGCTGATAGGCTAGTCGAGAGTTGAAGCTGACGAGTGGTGGATTACCTTACCGCGGAAGAAGTTCGGGCCTGGCAGCCCTACCCGCTTGCGCCAGACGGCGTCACGCCCAGGAAGCGCGCGCGGCGGCGTATGGAGCTTACGGGACAATGGGCGCCATGGCAGGCGCTGGGCCGGCGTATGGCCATTGGCTGCGTGGCTTTGGAAATCACACAGCGCTGCAACCTGGACTGCACGTACTGTTATCTCTCCGAGTCCTCTGAGGCGCTGAAGGACATTCCCATCGAGGAGGTCTTCCGGCGCGTTGATATGATCTTCGAGCACTACGGCGCTGGTACCGGCGTGCAGGTTACAGGCGGTGATCCGACCTTGCGCAAACGCGACGAGTTGCTGCAAATCGTGCGCTACATCAAGAGCAAGGACATGCGTGCCAGTCTATTTACCAATGGCATCAAGGCCACGCGCAGCCTGTTGGAGGCGCTATGCGAGGCGGGGCTGGAGGATGTCGCCTTTCACGTGGATCTAACGCAACGGCGCAAGGGCTACAACACGGAAGCCGAGCTGAACGCGGTGCGCCAGGCGTACATCGAACGCGCGCGAGGACTGCCGCTGTCGGTGTTTTTCAACACGACCGCTTACCCCGGCAACTTTCATGAGTTGCCGGCGTTGGTGCGGTTCTTTATCGCCAACTGCGATGTCGTGCGGCTGTGTTCGTTTCAGTTGGGTGCGGATACAGGCCGTGGTGTGCAACGCCAGCGCGTGACCGTGAGTGCGGAAACCGTGCTCGCGGCCATTCAGGAAGGCGCTCAGGCAAAGCTGAACTTCGGCGCGGCGAGCGCCGGCCACTCGGCTTGCAATCGTTACGCGTATGGAATCGTCTGTAACGGCCGCGTTTATGACTTCTACGGCGACCCCGCGTTCGTGCACAAGATGTTGGCGGCTACTGCCCACCTCAAGTTCGACCGCGCCGATAAGCGCCGCGCCGTCGCGACAATGATTGATTTTCTGCTGCGAAACCCAAGGCTGTTGGCGGGCTTCGCCTCGCGCGCGGCGAAAGCGGCGTGGTCCGGCCGCCGCGATCTGCTGGCGGCAAAGGGTAAGGTCGGCAAGCTGTCATTTTTTGTGCACAACTTTATGGACGCCTGCCAGCTCGACCGCGAGCGCGCCGAAGCCTGTTCGTTCATGGTGATGACCCCGCAAGGACCGATGTCGATGTGCGTGCACAACGCCAAGCGTGACGATTATCTGTTGGTGCCGGCTATGCTCAAGAAAGAACATAAGGTGATGTTCTTCAATCCCGTCACCGGACGGCTCCAGGCTGATAAACCGGACAAGCTCGCGGTGACAGTCACGCGCAAGAACGCGCGCGGTCGGGCGGGAAAGACGTCGCAAACGAGCGCGGAGCACATAAGCAAATGAAGCTCATCGCGACGCTGATCACGGTCGCATTCATCGTCGCGGGCTGCGCCACCATACAGCCCGCGCCCGACGCGAAACCGCCGGAAACACAGCCCATAGATGCCTGGGCGCGGGTGCTGGAGCGTTTCGTGGACGACCGTGGCTACGTGGATTTCTACGGACTCCAGCGCGACCGTGCCGATCTCGACCGCTATGTTGCATGGGTCTATGATGTCGGCCCGAACAACCGTCCCGGGTTATTCCCGTCTTATGACGACAAACTCGCTTACCACATCAACGCATACAATGCGCTCGCAATGTGGAAGATCCTCAAAGCCGGTATTCCCGAAGAACTCGGCCCCTGGGCGCGCTTCTCTTTCTTCTGGCGGGATCGGGTCGAAGTGGGTGGCAAGCGGATGTCGCTTTACGCCTACGAAAACGAAGTCATCCGCCGGCTTAACGAGCCGCGCATCCATTTCGGTCTGAACTGCATGGCTCGTGGTTGCCCGCGCCTGCCCCGTGAGCCGTTTCGCGCGGAGACACTCGACGCGCAGATCGAACGCGAGGCCCGCCAGTTCTTCTCCGAGCAAAGAAACCTGCGCGTGAACCACCGTGAGGGGAAGACCTACACCTCCGCAATCCTGAACTGGTTTGAAGAAGACTTTCTGGCGCATGCACCCTCGCTCATCGCCTACATCAACCGCTACGCGCCGCAACCCGTACCGAACGACTATCCGCTTGAGTTCATCCCTTACGACTGGCGCGTCGCGCATCAGTGAGGCAAAGCCTATGAAATCCATTCCGGACTGGATTGCGCGAGCCCGCGGGCGATGGCGCTATTCGGGCCAGGAGCGGCCACCGTTCGCAATCGCTCCGCAGCCGGGTCAGGAGTCGGTATGGGATTATCCGCGTCCTCCGCGCATCGAGCGGGATACCCGCGAGGTCGTTGTGCGCGTCGGCGAGACGGTGATCGCACGCTCGAATCGAAGCCTGCGCGTTTTGGAGACCGCGAGTCCACCGACCTTTTATCTGCCTCCGCAAGACCCGCACGCGGAGTTCCTTACACCAAGCGCGGGCGGCTCGCACTGTGAGTGGAAGGGCGAAGCGCGGTACTGGTCCGTGGTCATTGCCGAGCAGCGGCTGGAAAGCATCGCATGGTCGTATCCGCACCCGCTGCCGGGTTTCGAGTCGCTAGCCGGTTATTGTTCTTTCTACCCCGCGAGGATCGAATGCTACGTCGATTCGGCGCGCGTCCAACCTCAACCGGGAAGGTTCTACGGCGGCTGGGTCACGCCGGAACTGGTCGGCCCCTTCAAGGGCGAGCCGGGAACGGAAGGCTGGTGATCTAGCCCCGCCGCGAGCGCGCGGGAGAAGCTGGTTAGCAAAGACTTGATGTTTACATGCTCGACTCTCGCGCAAGAAATCTGATCCAGCCGCTGCTCAACCGGATCGCGCGCTTTTGTTTTGATCTCGGCGTCTCCGCGAATGCCTTGACCGTCGGTGGAATGCTGTTAGGTGTCGCGGCGGCTATCCTTGTCGCCGCGGGCTCGCCCTGGTTGGGCATTGCGGTGCTGTGGCTCTCGGGATTGATCGACGCCGCCGACGGCACACTCGCCCGCATGACACGGCCCAGCCCACTGGGTGCGATCCTGGACATCACCTTCGACCGGGTCGTGGAAATTGCGATGATTCTGGCGCTCGCATACCGCTACCCTGCAGTGCAGTTCGAGCTGGTGATACTGGCCGGCGTAATCGCGATCGCGATGTCGCTGTTCCTGTCCGTTGGCGCCGCCGTCGCCAACGTCTCCGTCAAGTCGTTCCACTACGCGCCGGGACTGGGCGAGCGCACGGAGGCCTTTATCTGCCTGTCCGTCATGACGCTCGATTCGGAACGCCTGGTGTTGTGGACCTGGGTTTTCATCGGCGTCATCGCGTTCACCATGGCGCAACGCCTGATTCACGCGCACGCCATGCTTAAGCCTTCTGAAAATTAGAGGTCGTTTCAAAACTGTGGATGGTGCGTGCAGACAAGGGGCGAGGGTTTCGAGAAGCGCAGTTGACACTCCAGTCAATGAGCATCGCAGTAAACGTTGTAACGCAGCATCAACACGCTAGACGCAAGTTTTGAAATGACTTCTTAGCCCGCGCGTTGAAACGGCCGTCCATAGGCTGCAGGGTCGACTGTCAGCTTGTCTGGCGGTGGCCGTCGCCCACAGAGCCACGCGATGAGATTATCCACAAAATGATCCAGATGCTGAATCTGTTGTACGCCGTGCTCAACGATGGGATCGGACGTCGCTGCGAATAGCACACCACCATAATCCTTTGTCTGCCACGCGATCACCTCGCCCTCATGATTGCTTTGCAGAACCTCGGCGCCTTTGGGAATGCCCGTGTAAACGCCATGAACGTGCCAGCATGCCTGCCGCGGTGTCAGCCCGGAGAACAAAGGATGGTCGAAGCTCGTATTGGCGATCGGCGGACGTGTCGGGTCATCTGCCCACCAGTAGTTATTAACGGGCCGATCTTCCCACTGCGCGTCGATCCAGTGCGCCGAGTCACCGAACACCGCGATTTTCTTGCCCGCCGCTAAAAATGCGTAAAGGGCATTACGGTGAATCGCAATCGCGGCGTGATCGTTCTGGAAGGGCACGATCAAGGCATCGAAGCGTTCGATCCGCGCGCGCC includes:
- a CDS encoding radical SAM protein produces the protein MDYLTAEEVRAWQPYPLAPDGVTPRKRARRRMELTGQWAPWQALGRRMAIGCVALEITQRCNLDCTYCYLSESSEALKDIPIEEVFRRVDMIFEHYGAGTGVQVTGGDPTLRKRDELLQIVRYIKSKDMRASLFTNGIKATRSLLEALCEAGLEDVAFHVDLTQRRKGYNTEAELNAVRQAYIERARGLPLSVFFNTTAYPGNFHELPALVRFFIANCDVVRLCSFQLGADTGRGVQRQRVTVSAETVLAAIQEGAQAKLNFGAASAGHSACNRYAYGIVCNGRVYDFYGDPAFVHKMLAATAHLKFDRADKRRAVATMIDFLLRNPRLLAGFASRAAKAAWSGRRDLLAAKGKVGKLSFFVHNFMDACQLDRERAEACSFMVMTPQGPMSMCVHNAKRDDYLLVPAMLKKEHKVMFFNPVTGRLQADKPDKLAVTVTRKNARGRAGKTSQTSAEHISK
- a CDS encoding DUF547 domain-containing protein codes for the protein MKLIATLITVAFIVAGCATIQPAPDAKPPETQPIDAWARVLERFVDDRGYVDFYGLQRDRADLDRYVAWVYDVGPNNRPGLFPSYDDKLAYHINAYNALAMWKILKAGIPEELGPWARFSFFWRDRVEVGGKRMSLYAYENEVIRRLNEPRIHFGLNCMARGCPRLPREPFRAETLDAQIEREARQFFSEQRNLRVNHREGKTYTSAILNWFEEDFLAHAPSLIAYINRYAPQPVPNDYPLEFIPYDWRVAHQ
- a CDS encoding DUF427 domain-containing protein, whose translation is MKSIPDWIARARGRWRYSGQERPPFAIAPQPGQESVWDYPRPPRIERDTREVVVRVGETVIARSNRSLRVLETASPPTFYLPPQDPHAEFLTPSAGGSHCEWKGEARYWSVVIAEQRLESIAWSYPHPLPGFESLAGYCSFYPARIECYVDSARVQPQPGRFYGGWVTPELVGPFKGEPGTEGW
- a CDS encoding CDP-alcohol phosphatidyltransferase family protein, encoding MLDSRARNLIQPLLNRIARFCFDLGVSANALTVGGMLLGVAAAILVAAGSPWLGIAVLWLSGLIDAADGTLARMTRPSPLGAILDITFDRVVEIAMILALAYRYPAVQFELVILAGVIAIAMSLFLSVGAAVANVSVKSFHYAPGLGERTEAFICLSVMTLDSERLVLWTWVFIGVIAFTMAQRLIHAHAMLKPSEN